The Danio aesculapii unplaced genomic scaffold, fDanAes4.1, whole genome shotgun sequence genome has a window encoding:
- the LOC130220283 gene encoding ankyrin repeat and SAM domain-containing protein 6 — MSPAPVNPLLWFRVCDDGDLESCRRLLEDPGGLAHVDGTDEEGNTALMFASAGGHELLVRFLLRKGASVDRRNHYGWTPLMQAARFGHVSVAHLLLENGAEINARNRMGASVLAMAARGGHTHTVKLLLENGAFVDDCEHVCVSEGNTNTHSSAGSVQEAQALLEVRALLAAAQHGQGAAVALLLDWGSDARVCHTGTGWSALMLAAAGGSLSVCQQLVEHGADPDHTNVLGNTALEVALQLRRRDVQKYLDNITSVRPRPDDEKKRPDVFHALKLGNAQLVKEIVEQDAAQVDVCNADGASPLMMAAVSGQLEVVQLLVEKQADVNRQDSVHGWTALMQATYHGNKEVVKFLLSQGADVQLRAKNGYTAFDLVMLLNDPDTELVRLLASVCMLVDKDKSKQRGKAALKRRASASAPSPPEDKTGLKSWWNRMSNRFRRLKLTHTLRHGLSTNRLAPFPNTADVPLDATMRAEAGGAEAGSPTAPSAGAQTTACSRTEDCGLNGTGSGKEDFLITTMLRNGAPLARLPSEQLKAVIPPFLPPSCFEPWSSERCGSLRDARSTHTHTHSHRPGRSSAGSDTTSISRVVSRTIKFPSITKGPSPSNSGSYNSAHSSVGSNGVGGVNRHTDTHNRSGGSAADSVLSQIAAQRKRAAGLMDSRSPAADTPSPAHTPLPDSRPKLELQKRPQSGNSSRSKSTSPTLTPSPSPTPAHTPAHTPASRPPGASADSQGSTSTQQRSRSSGGSSSGTITDEDELSGILRKLSLEKYQPIFEEQEVDMEAFLTLTDGDLQELGIQTDGPRQQILAAISELNAGKGRERQILQETIINFQSSFGSSASTPHAATHTH; from the exons ATGAGTCCGGCTCCGGTTAACCCGCTGCTGTGGTTCCGCGTGTGCGATGACGGAGACCTGGAGAGCTGCCGGCGGCTGCTGGAGGACCCGGGCGGACTGGCGCATGTGGACGGAACCGATGAGGAGGGAAACACGGCCCTGATGTTCGCCTCCGCCGGGGGACACGAGCTGCTGGTCCGGTTCCTGCTCCGGAAAGGAGCGTCGGTGGACCGGAGGAACCACTACGGCTGGACCCCGCTGATGCAGGCCGCCAG GTTTGGTCATGTCAGCGTGGCTCATCTCCTGCTGGAGAACGGAGCAGAGATCAACGCCAGGAACCGTATGGGTGCGAGTGTGTTGGCCATGGCGGCCCGcggcggacacacacacacggtcaaaCTCCTGCTGGAGAACGGAGCGTTCGTGGATGACTGCGAGcacgtgtgtgtgtctgaggggaacacaaacacacacagcagcgCCGGCAG tgtgCAGGAGGCGCAGGCTCTGCTGGAGGTGCGGGCGCTGCTGGCAGCGGCTCAGCATGGGCAGGGGGCCGCCGTGGCTCTGCTGCTGGACTGGGGCTCTGACGCTCGGGTCTGCCACACCGGCACCGGCTGGAGCGCGCTGATGCTGGCGGCGGCCGGCGGGTCCCTGAGCGTCTGCCAGCAGCTGGTGGAGCACGGAGCCGACCCCGACCACACCAACGTGCTGGGAAACACCGCCCTGGAGGTGGCGCTACAGCTGCGGCGTCGCGACGTGCAGAAATACCTGGACAACATCACCAGCGTGCGCCCGCGGCCAG ATGACGAGAAGAAGAGGCCCGATGTCTTCCATGCACTCAAACTGG GAAACGCTCAGCTGGTGAAGGAGATTGTGGAGCAGGACGCGGCGCAGGTGGATGTGTGTAACGCTGACGGAGCGTCTCCGCTGATGATGGCAGCAGTCAGTGGGCAGCTGGAGGTGGTGCAGCTGCTGGTGGAGAAACAGGCAGACGTGAACAGGCAGGACTCGGTGCACGGCTGGACGGCGCTCATGCAGGCCACGTATCATGG GAATAAAGAGGTGGTGAAGTTCCTGCTGAGTCAGGGCGCAGACGTGCAGCTGCGGGCCAAGAACGGCTACACGGCCTTCGACCTGGTGATGCTGCTGAACGACCCCG ACACAGAGCTGGTGCGGCTGTTAGCATCAGTGTGTATGCTGGTGGATAAAGACAAGAGTAAGCAGCGGGGTAAAGCAGCGCTGAAGAGGCGTGCGTCCGCCAGCGCTCCGTCTCCACCTGAGGATAAAACTGGCCTGAAG tccTGGTGGAACCGCATGTCGAACCGCTTCCGCAGACTGAAGCTGACGCACACACTCCGACATGGGCTCTCCACCAATCGGCTCGCTCCGTTCCCCAACACCGCTGATGTTCCTCTGGACGCCACCATGAGGGCGGAGGCGGGTGGAGCGGAGGCCGGATCCCCcacagcgccctctgctggagCGCAGACCACCGCCTGCAGCCGCACAGAGGACTGCG GTCTGAACGGAACAGGAAGTGGGAAGGAGGACTTCCTCATCACCACAATG ctccGGAATGGCGCTCCGCTCGCCCGTCTGCCCAGCGAGCAGCTGAAGGCCGTGATCCCGCCGTTCCTGCCGCCCTCCTGCTTCGAGCCCTGGAGCTCCGAGCGCTGCGGGTCGCTGAGGGACGCacggagcacacacacacacacacactcgcacaggCCTGGACGCAGCAGCGCAGGCTCCGATACA ACGTCCATCAGTCGAGTGGTCAGCAGGACCATCAAGTTTCCCAGCATCACCAAAGGCCCCTCCCCCTCCAACTCTGGCAGTTATAACTCCGCCCACTCCTCTGTGGGATCTAATGGTGTGGGAGGAGTCAACCGCCATACTGACACGCACAACCGCTCAG ggggcAGCGCTGCAGACAGTGTTCTCTCCCAGATCGCGGCTCAGAGGAAGCGTGCAGCAGGTCTGATGGACAGCCGAAGCCCCGCCGCGGACACGCCCAGCCCTGCACACACACCCCTGCCCGACAGCAGACCG aagCTGGAGTTGCAGAAGCGTCCTCAGTCAGGAAACTCGTCCCGCTCTAAGAGCACATCGCCCACCCTCACACCCTCACCCTCACCCACGCCCGCACACACACCTGCGCACACACCCGCGTCCAGACCCCCCGGCGCCTCCGCAGACTCTCAAGGCTCCACGTCTACACAGCAGCGCTCCAGGAGCAGTGGTGGATCCAGCAGCGGCACCATCACTGACGagg ATGAGTTGTCGGGGATTCTGAGGAAGCTCTCTCTGGAGAAATATCAGCCCATCTTTGAGGAGCAGGAG gtggacATGGAGGCGTTCCTCACACTGACTGATGGAGACCTGCAGGAGCTGGGCATCCAGACAGACGGCCCACGGCAGCAGATACTGGCCGCTATATCAGAGCTGAACGCtgggaag GGTCGAGAGCGGCAGATCTTACAGGAGACCATCATCAACTTCCAGTCCTCATTCGGCAGCAGCGCCAGCACACCGCacgcagccacacacacacactga